The Nicotiana tomentosiformis chromosome 2, ASM39032v3, whole genome shotgun sequence genome includes the window TTTGTTAATGGAGGCAATAATAATTATTTGTATAAATTGACCACATTTTATTTTAGATGATAGGAGTAATTATTACGAAGTTATTTCTTGTAGTTAAAAGGACAACCTCATGTATTAAGCTCCCGCGATACACGTGTCTGGGGAAGGGCTGAATCACCACGATCTATTGTAAGTAGCCTTACGCTGCaattctgcaagaggctgttttcacgactcgaacccgtgacctcctgatcacaagacaacaactttatcagttaTGTCAAAACTCCCTTTCATTTCCTATAGTTCAAGTGATTATGTTATTTGATCTTCATCTTACTTTACCTTGTTGTTTCTGATATATATGTTcgattcttgtactcttctttTTTGTTATTATTCATGAAGGCAATGTACATATTACCATGAGTATTGTAAGTAAccgcaaaaaaatattttttgtgtttcttgtTTGGTGTCGAATATCACCTTTTGGGCTTCAACTTCGTGCCAGCATAAAATGATTATTAACGTCTGAATAATTGACGTCAATTTTATGAATAGTTTTTTGTTTGCTATAGCAAGTGACTGTTATACACCTGAAATTATTATTCTAAAAGTCACAAATTAATATCCATATACACATTTATTAACAAAGGTTAAAATGATGGGAgtttttttaaaatatacatATTAGTTTGATATAAATATTCTATGCGAGTAAGTATTTTCTGACAAATTAATCAGACACGATCTCATTATTGATTCACAACTTTGAGAATAACTTGGGCTTGAAAAGGGAGCATATCGTCATTCTTGTTCaattaattaagaaaaataaacCCAAATAGTAAAGTAAATCAGGCCAGTTATTTGGATAATAATCCCTTCAATTAATGGCCCAATTCTCATTTGTAATGCTATGGCCCCAGGCCCCCATCTCTACACTAGTTGACTCCTACTCAGAAGTTGGAGATCCAAAATAATGGGCCACTCTTATCATCCAGTGGAGCAAGAGGAGGCAATGGTCCATGGGCTTAAAATAACAAGAAGAGAACGCCTGTCATAAGTGACAAGTTCCAATAAGAATCAGAATGGTGCTTGAGGAATATTCCTTGGTCCATGTCTTAAAGATTATGATTTAACTATTAAATCAAAATAATGATGACAAATTATCTTATTCTTGTAGGACGTAGGCTACTTAGGCTTTGAAAATGGGAGTAATAATAAATGTAAAAGTAACAGTTAGGAACATGTGAAGATGCTTGAGGCGTTACTACTTGCAAAAAGTTCCTAGTCCAATTGCAACATCATTAAAATTTCAAGTTAGGCGCCTTTAATTTACTAGATAAAGTCAGACTAAGCTATAAACAATTGGAATTGCTAATAAATCAATCCTGACATCCTGCAATTTGCAAATACTTAGGAAGTTGCAAAGACGGAACTACTTGCAATGTGCATCATCTGTAGATGGACTTGGAAACAATTCTATGTATTCCTTTCTTCAAAACTGATTGCACAAGTGGAACTTTCTTTTTTCAGGGGTTAAAAAAAGAATATCCATTATCCCATCTCACGTCACATTTCTTGCTTCTTACAATTGCATGACTCTATTACGATGATCCGAGATTTATATTTTATGAGTTCGAATTTAGAATTCTATCATATCCCGTTTAACTTATTGAGTTtgaaatttaatatttgtacTTATTTAGTCAATTTTTAATGCATATATAGAGTCTAAGCTAAAGCATAACAAGGCACTAGATCCGTCTATGTCCATAGTTTGTTGATCAGATTCACGGGGTGTcgaattttttcaatatttttttagGCTCGGTTGGCATAGAAGATAAGAGAAATTTAGGGGTATTGTATTTTAAACTTAAGAATGCAAAGTAATAATTCGATCATTGAGCTATATCATTCAGTGCTCTTGCGTATTATGCCTCGAACTTTAGAACGCAAAGGTACCAACAATTCTATATATCAGAGTTACTTTATCACTTAGTACTCCTGCTGAGTGTCGATTGAATATCTATTTTTACATATTTCGTTCATGCATATCACCAGTGTAGCCGAGTCTGGTATTCATTTAATTTTGAATACATGACCTGTtaagaaattaaaagaaatataTTTTAGCTTTTATACTCCTTTTCCCCCTAAATATAAAGATAAggggaaagaaagaaaaagatagGCTGGATAGGAAGGTTCTAGTCACGaaattattttcatgattcaaAGAAACTGCAACTTCTGCCGAAAGGATTTTATCCATTTATTAGCTGATGAAGCACTTTTATTAgcaataaaaagaaaagaaaagatgaAGCACTTTATATTGATTTTCGGCTACTGAGTCAATGATTTTATTGGAGAAGTTGCAATTTGCCAGAGATAAACTGAATGATTGCGTACGATATAGTTGATGATTGTTGGCCCAAAATATCTGGGCGGAAAAAAACTGCAGCCAAAGCACAAGTAGTGGATACACTGCCTCCTTGCAATTCTCGTTTTTCCAAGTAACCAAGTTGTTTCATAACTTCATTCACTAAATACTAAAAGATAAAATCTGTACATTTCGCTGAGTCCCAATAACTTGTCTTTGTTAATGATATCCTAATTTCAACTTTTGTATGTACAATGAACTTGTTTTCTATGtaccaaaaaaaagaaagaaggaagaaaaaattGACCTGCCTAACCAATAAGGTGAAAGGGAAAAAAAAATCAGAGCTGATAACAAAAAGATCTTCAGTACTCTGGTTTTTTCTATCacttaaatataaaataatttgaGATAGACATCACCGAACGCAGACCCAGCCATCATCAGTGGACCACTCAGATTCAGGTCCTTCATTGATTAACTCCCGCAGCCTCTCCGCCGGAGTTGTGGACCATGACCCGCCGCTAAAATTCAGCAATTCTTGAATTGCCGGTGAGGGCAGATATGTAATTGAACATGTTGCTGAGGATTCAGCAGAGTCATCAGATACCCAATCTGGGAAATCAAATGGGCACCTAGGAGACGTCGAAGGACTGCCACTCCCGCATGTTTCGTCATTCAATGTAACAGTGACATCATCATAATGTTGATCAGCAACAAAAGGATGGTGTAGAAGCATCTCAGCCGTCCATCTATTTCTTGGGTCCTTCACAAAGCATTTTCCTAGAAAATCTTTTCCTTCGTCAGATAACTTCGCGGGAAATTCAGGCAATTGATCACCAACTCCAATTGCCATCAATAGTTGGGTTATATTTGAGTATTTCCAAACTGGAACTCCTGCTGCCATCTCTGCCACAACACACCCAAGTGCCCAGATATCGGCGGGAGAGTCTTGTTCGCCGCCGGTAACCATTTCCGGCGACATGTACAATGGAGTACCCCTCAATTCACATCGCAGGTTATCAACTTTCACTGAATCAGCTCTTTTTGCCAATCCAAAGTCAGCAATTTTGACCTGACCATCTTTGCCTAAAAGAATGTTCTGAAGTTTAATATCACAGTGGACATAGCCACTCTTGTGGATATAGTGTAGCCCTCTGAGTAAGGCCTTGGTGTTTTTTCTGATTTCAAATTCCGGCAATCTATGATCACTGGAATTCATGAGCTTTTCCGACAAGTCACCTCCAGAAGCATACTCCAATAAGACATTGTATATCTTTTCGCCATTTTCGTATGTAAAGTTGTCGCCAAGGCAATTGATGGTTTGGGGGCAACTGTTAAGCTCATCCAAGATCAGCTTCTCGTTCAACAGAGTAGCTGAACAGGAAGCAGCAGAAGATTTAACCACCATCGATTGAGAAAACAGAGTATTCTGGCATCTGGGTATTGCAAAATTGACTTTGCCGAAGCTTCCATGGCCTACTGCTTCACCTCGAACCCAATCCATGGCTgtattttggggggggggggggattaagCTGAATTTTTGTTATTTTAGGCTTTCTGTTAAAGAAGGAAAGAATAGAGCAGAGGAACGCGCAATTCACCGCGAACTTTGCTTCACACAGGGGACTTCTATATATAGTGCGGGGgaaattgttttttctttttttgttttctcTTTCCAATTTCCTTTTGAAGGTTTTTTGCTGAATTAAATTTAATGAACAATGTTCACACAGCTAGTGAATAGTGACGAATGCATACGTCACTGCATGTATTAGTTTTTTTTGggtataattttattattaattaataatagTTCAAGTTGTGGGAGacacaataataaaataaaaatggcaTGTGATTGTGGTAAGATATTTGTTCCTTCTTTTTCCCCCTCTAATGAAGGGTGCTACTTCCTAATTTCGCTAAAACAATGGAGATCACTTTTCGAGACGTGGTCCATTTGAATCATTATGCATAGTGTTAATATATGGTGTCAAAACTATACAGTTAGTAAAGATCATCGTATGAATTGACAAATAAAATTTAGAAATTTGTTTGTACCTTTATTTTCAAAAAATCATTTACGTACAACGGTTGAGAATCGAACCCCACAGCCACAAGGATGGGTCCGATAGTGATGGTTGTGAAATCTACCTATATTGACGGTCACATTTTAAACATTCCTATCAACAAAATGTAAAACAGAACAAAGAGGTTTCAATCAAAGAATACAAACGGAGAGCGCTTGTTTCTGTCAACGATTAAATTGTGTAACTGAAtcgtacaaaaataattatatatggcTAATAGGCGCCTTTAAAAGTCGCAGCATCTTTTGTTATTCATATACGGTTTGCCCATAATTAGCAACTAACAGTGAAAACTTTTTGCACTTTTCATGGCTCTAATGGGTTTTCAACCCTTTTTACTGTTATTTAATTGTAGTCATAACACTCTTAATGGCTATAGTGGATTCATTTACTCGTCATACAATTAATAATAAGTTCATTTCAACGCAAATTGCATTTGACTAGTCCTAAAACAAAAAGAGGGTAAACGATTAGATTAATTGAACCTTCGAAAAGGTTGTGGGACTCGATAAGTCGTTTTGACGAGGGGCTATTAAGATTTTTTTCTCCTAAAACAATAAGATTAGCTAGTTGCAGAAACAAGTCTTGGAACAGAACAAGACTTGTCATTCAAATATTTTTCATTATCTAcatgatttttttcttttaatttcataaaattttaatttgttcTTTGGTACATTGCGTAAAGAAGCAAAATGATAGTAGTTAATATTTTGGTGAAACAATAAGATTTTACCTGCTGAAACAAACAAGATAATAATTTGTTATAATAAGTTTTCTTTAATATTAACACGCATCGCACGAGTTCTAATAATTAATGTAATTCGATAAATTTTGCCAATCTAAAACTAAAAGTCAACATGTATACATGTTTGGACTTAGAAATAAGCACTTAGCTTGTTTACTGTTACAATTTGTGAACGAAAAAAAAGCTAATGTCTAGATCAATAGTTTGACGAAATATCCATTTGACTTTCAGTAAAATGAAGCGGCAGGTTCATATAGGAGGGCATGAGATAATTAAAGTATGATACTGAAATATAGCCAAATTTTGTCGACAGAATATGTTGAGGAAAATTTTAAAAGAGGAAAGGGAGGAATTGGTATTTTTTGTCGGTTATCGTTGACGGAAAGAAAAATTAAAGAACCCATTCAATGCCACAACTGTAGAAAAGTGATTTGATTTGGTGGGGGTTTGTTATTGAAATTAGAAAGAAGTTATGTATTGAGTATGGACACACGATATACCATGTATCATATGGAACACATAATAGCACCACGCTTCCCACATGGATATGCGATCCTGCTTAGTAACTACTGACCTTTTTACCTTTTCTTTACGTAATTTATAACTTAATTAACCGAATTAGGAATCGGGAAAGAAAAAATTGAGTTAGGAAATCAAGTTTGATAATTGTAATGGTAAGACAAGGGACTAAAAGTTCGTCACCAAAAATAAAACAATTAAGAACctgtaaaaaaataaaagaagaagaggTCAGATATAGAGCTTTGCCTTGCCGGTGATTGCGGTTGCAAAAGGTGTTTTAGGCACAGAACGCTAGGCGGTAAAGCCCCTATTTTGATGGCTTGCAAATAAGGAGAGAATAATACATACAGCTTGTATATATGAAAGAGATCTCCTAGCTTCTACTTTACCCCTCATAATACTATTGCTCTTCGTTTTCGTGATACACACATAAGGTTCATTCGTTTGGCCTAAGAATTTGATTTCGATAATGTCACGGAATTACTACTTTTCTTAACCATAATAGGAGGAAAACTAGTTGCTTAAGATGGGGATAAAGACTTAAATGTTTCAGAAGCTTAGCATCCTTTCTCAACGGTTTTAAGTCAACACTGTAATCTTTTTTACTGTATTTGAACATGCGATAGTAGGTTACCTATTATTTTTATTGGCTTACCAATTAATTTTTCATAAGAGTTTTCCtataattatttaataagtgagctgaattattaaatattttttacattGATTGTGCTTAAAACTTAAATTCCCTCTAAATCACTAGATACTACTacttaggggtgtcaatggttcggttcggccgattattttataaaatttgtaccataccaatttttcggttattttattatatataaccaaaattagacttttcaaaACCGTCCAAATCATGTTGGTTTCTCTTCGATATCGGTAGAGTTCGGTTAATTTCGATATATTTTTTAATGTCATTTAAAAGacactagtagaagtagaatgcaataacatacgtacttttataggaATTTGTAAAACTatctagacatttttactgtttaaagggtgatgaattaagaaaacatgaaatatgaccagagtatagatccataaactattctacaacagcgtaaaagaaaccaagcaaagacaaaaaaaaaatataaatcacacgaatAAAGAGATATTAACCTAGTTGGGACTCAAGAGTAAAGTCTATGAAAGATTCAATactcaaaaagataaatctaaatcacacgaaaggaaacatattcaatacaatGCAGTTTACgactcataatcgctagaataccttgtgtcttgctagtgaatatgctggaaataatttagtttcaatatgaGTAGCATAATAGATTTGTGAAttaagattttgagtttaattactcatTGGCTTGTAACCATTTTTACAATTCCAAGACCCACGAAGAAATTTAATGTTTTATTATTATAACTTAATATACAAATATATTTtctacatgtaaatttattcggtgattttttcggtttatttttacaaaataaaaaacctaccttAATTATCGATACAGTTATAggtttatataaaaacctacggttttattaaaagaaacctaaaaatcggttcagTACGATGCGGTtcggtcggtttttaaatatccattgacacccctactgCTGAACATTGTTTTGAGTCatttgaaattggaaaacatagTATACAAAAAGAAAACGGAAAATGGGTATAAAGGACGGGGCCCACAACCAGGGGCAGCCCAACCTCATCGGAGGCCTAAAACAAAATCTTAATAAGAGGCcttaatacacacacacacacacacatatatatatatatatatatatatatatatatatatgtatgcatTATGTAGTGAAcatcgtttttaaaaaaattagacaagtgaggatgttgaattaaaaaaatgagaacttagttttataaaatacagaaaattaaatgaatttaacgttgattgcatAACAATTGAAATGGGAGAACCCAGAAAAcataagtgactccttttttttagtaagtccctttctatatttggtaactgtgagcacctaattttttaccgtgcttaAATATTTCCGGCTCCCATCTTCCAACGCGTGTCCACACTTTTTGttccccacactttgtccccactccactttctctTGTCCCCATGCTTGCCCTCATGCTTGTCCCCCATACTTTGTCCTCTCTCCACTTtcccttgtcccccatgcttgtcccccactcacaacccctaactcttttcttcttcatcAAAAACGGACCAAAGGAGCCCCTgaaagagggggggggggagctCAATCCTTTTCTTTCTCTAAGTACAAGGATAAAAAATTATGGCTTCAAAAATCAGCCGTGTTGCTCCAACGACCACCACTAGACTGCTGCTCATAACCATTTGTAAAACTGCCCACCTAAACCTCAAACTCAACCCCAAAAACGCAGCTCTAAAGCCACCATAGTTGCTGCCACGAAACAGCCCCAAACCCATCCAAAGCTAGCTGAAACGTAACAccaaatcaccccaaaaaatAGTCGATGTCGCACCATGTTTGCCGACAAACAGAGTTTGGTTTTAACTGTGTAAGGCCATCCAAGTTCAATCGAGTTCTTGAGTTGGGTTAAAAGTTTTGGCGCCTGCGCGGGTCTCGATCGGATCGCtgtttgtttgttgttgtttCGCTTTATTTGTAGCCGAGCTTCAGTTTGTGGCTGTTCTTAGCCTTTATTTAGTTCTGCTAAGTTTCTTTCTTGATGTCGAGGTATGTATCTCAGTTTTAGACAATGCAATTGCTATAATCGCTAATTAAATGTCAAGATATTATGCAATCTGTTCACTTTTATGTTTTTGTTATGTATGAGGTTAGTTATTTATGTATTTGTTGACTTTAAATTATTTCAGCTTTGGTTTGGGAAATATGAGAATAATGTGGCAAATGAATGATTTTGTAAAGATGGAAGTGGGTTTGGTTTAATTCAGTTTATTAGTAACTATAGTTAACTCAGTAGGAAGACAATTGATGTTCGTGCCATGATTTCTAAAAAAGAGTAATTAGTTATGTTTTGTCTCATCAATtcattttttcttttgaatttaatTATGAATGTGAAATGGATATGACTTGATGAAATTTATTCAATTTAACAAGTGGGATTAATCTCTTTCCTCCTTATCATATTGGGCCTCACATTTAGCCCATCCGTTATGATCAATAGATAATGACATAATCCCATAAGGTACCGATGCAGTAGTAATATGATAATTGCGTCAGTTTTGGGACATATGACCAAATATACAAGTTGACAAGTTGGCAAATCATTGATAACCATAATCCCTCTCTCACCATCTTTTTCATAATCTTTGGcgttacaataatctcaaactagtTTAGAAAATAACTCATAAATTAAATGTTGCTAGTATGCTTTAGGTGCGCAGTAATAATTCAATCATtgtgattatgtacacgttcgcgtaaCATAATCATGAttcccaaaataaatcaaggtacgcgcTCGCGCGACTTTAGCCAAAAACAATTTTAGTAAAAAATACAGCGTGATTAATTGTGTACGTGTGACATGATTTTAGCGCACTAAATAAAACGGATTTACACACATgtgatccgtttcaaagataattccatattttaataattaaaagcggatagataaaatataAAAACTAATAAATCACAGTATGTCAAAATTAATCctagccaagttgtagtcaataaagcgaccgtgctagaaccacgggattcgGGGAATACCTTACACCTtatccccggtcaacagaattccttacccggactttattttcgcagaccaataataatagagtcaaacattcctttgactagggattcaaataaaaggtgacttggaacacccaaaaaatcaattccgagtggcgactctgtaaataaaataatccctatttcaaaattgtcactttaattgaaaaaactctttaacccacaatccataacgCACATATTATCTTTGTGGGGGTAAAAATGAGGTGTGAcaactctggcgactctgctggggaccttcaagaattcgagcttgtacattgactttatttggctttattaagctttgtatatattgtgatttatttgggcctaatgtgttacttgtcgagtttttaccgttttgatattgttgaactgtacatataaattgtatcttctctcgcatccctctgagtcttttgataattagttatgttgtgtttgcctaccagcatcacaaaatttcagtcttgagataaagccagttagcctaccagcttctggtgaaggatttaggcATACTCGTTTAGGAGGGAGAGCCgctagctagccagtgctgttgtaCTACTGGTGACACTTGACGCTCCTCGCCTCGGGTTGTCCGCCccggtaagccaggtctagataccatcttttttaggatttacaaatttagaagaacaagccacaagcaatgaatatccctagtaggctacgctttatttgcatcatgtgcatttgacttagcatcGCTCGACGCACGGGCCGAGTTATGTTTTAGGACAGataccttgttgagaccattatgtcatgttatgtgctacttgtttcattatttgggaggcttgcatgtcgaccggtttcaacataaatcagttgaatgaacagagaaaaaatgatgtggtctagtgcatatggtttttaaagattaattttcataaaaaaaaaaatagtcggTTTTGACCGAACTATGCGGGTGTGATTCTCACTggatgtgagatacataggcaaacctcatcggttccggcccccaattttcaaaaatccaaaaagatatttttctttaattgctTCTTTAGAAATTTCCTTTTTTTGagaccaaaaattcaaaaaatattttcttccttttaaaaaaaaaaaagaagtctttcacccaaaatccaaaaaatattttctttcttttgaaatttaaaaaaacaaaaagtcaaaattcaaaagaattcttttttcttctttagaagtttttattccaccaattcaaaaaaaaaaaaaaaaaaaaaaatcgaaaacaaaaattgaaaatattttctttgctaggagattttgtcggattaattgtatatgaaaaaaaagagttagtttatctattttatttctcatCTACCGaattacgcgggtctgattctcaccggatatgagatacgtaggcaaacctcatcggttccggccccaattttcaaaaaaaaaaaaaattcaaaaatagtttccctttccttgattcctccctctctagaattctttccttagaaaatccaaaaagaaattaaatccaaaaatattttgctTCTTTTCCGAAGCCTTTCAttcgaaaaaagaagaagaacaaaaacaatctttaattcaaaatccaaaatattttcttccttctttagatttccttctttttttaaaaaaacaattcaaaatttcatataaaaaaaactcaaaaaatatatttaaaggtctttatatataaaaaagaaaagaaaatgaaaaatgggtTTGTCTATTCCCAATCCCCctaaactacgtaatgatctgattcatgcggcgacataatacgtaggcaacccacaaaaggttcgatcaaaatatttttcaatgattctaagatgagggatcaaaatgatgagtgagtaaaaaaaaaaagagaagaaaataagagcgtcaataagaagcaacctcataagccggaatgaaacatgaagcctccaaaagcatgttagaaatagtgacaatgataggagcatggcacattatgtgtgattcatatctatataatgcttaaccctaacacgtttgctgtctcttacgtattaagcttaaggtggttggtttgtggtgaaactggcaacacactattacttcactagatctaagggagcattagtaatggccaacgatgatgagatcgagctgatcagtgacgacccccagggtcaatcagttgaacaagagtcggaggaaataagaaaattgagacaacaattgtctgatgtatatcaagcttgggtgtctggtcagcctctaccccgtggtccctcagagggaacttccactgtacccctggctactcaaccaccgctccatgcaatgagcgaccacatcctaccaccagggtatgtgccaaactacagcctccacgttgctcccggtacctctaatgtgcgacctccagtcgcaccggtcaggaacactcctctagtcgtgtctggcgcaccggcatacacaatcccgcctccacatcctgtgacgaggccaatcaacgagccaccatctcatgcttatgatggccaatactactctccaaacatggctttcggggtctcggctccatataatcagactcctcagtacgagtcaccagtggaaaatgaaaaacctaccaagacggttgagccggatgagatggccaggaaaatgaaaagtcttgaacaaaacataaagaacatacagggactagggggtcacaaaagtgtttcgttaaGTGATTTATGCAtattccctcacatccattt containing:
- the LOC104104607 gene encoding mitogen-activated protein kinase kinase kinase 20-like — translated: MDWVRGEAVGHGSFGKVNFAIPRCQNTLFSQSMVVKSSAASCSATLLNEKLILDELNSCPQTINCLGDNFTYENGEKIYNVLLEYASGGDLSEKLMNSSDHRLPEFEIRKNTKALLRGLHYIHKSGYVHCDIKLQNILLGKDGQVKIADFGLAKRADSVKVDNLRCELRGTPLYMSPEMVTGGEQDSPADIWALGCVVAEMAAGVPVWKYSNITQLLMAIGVGDQLPEFPAKLSDEGKDFLGKCFVKDPRNRWTAEMLLHHPFVADQHYDDVTVTLNDETCGSGSPSTSPRCPFDFPDWVSDDSAESSATCSITYLPSPAIQELLNFSGGSWSTTPAERLRELINEGPESEWSTDDGWVCVR